From Lolium perenne isolate Kyuss_39 chromosome 5, Kyuss_2.0, whole genome shotgun sequence, a single genomic window includes:
- the LOC127302723 gene encoding uncharacterized protein isoform X1 has product MGIPLLRAFPVDDDADSRLDQWPSIEQIHLWMELMWIRRQFSRQSRGMEMQDQQVLVSDQQALNAFEDELPIQLGRTAVDGADQPVDEDPVAAVAPQQQAGQSRFRPVHPSHL; this is encoded by the exons ATGGGGATCCCGCTCCTCCGAGCCTTCCCGGTGGACGACGACGCGGACTCCCGCTTGGACCAGTGGCCGTCCATAGAGCAGATCCACCTCTGGATGGAGTTGATGTGGATCCGGCGGCAGTTCTCCCGCCAAAGCAGAGGCATG GAGATGCAAGATCAGCAGGTCTTGGTGTCGGATCAGCAGGCGCTGAACGCTTTCGAGGATGAGCTGCCCATCCAACTTGGCCGAACTGCAGTCGACGGAGCAGATCAACCTGTTGATGAGGATCCGGTGGCAGCTGTCGCACCCCAGCAGCAGGCAGGTCAGTCTCGATTCCGTCCTGTGCATCCATCCCATTTATGA
- the LOC127302723 gene encoding uncharacterized protein isoform X2, which yields MGIPLLRAFPVDDDADSRLDQWPSIEQIHLWMELMWIRRQFSRQSRGMEMQDQQVLVSDQQALNAFEDELPIQLGRTAVDGADQPVDEDPVAAVAPQQQAGKAPKG from the exons ATGGGGATCCCGCTCCTCCGAGCCTTCCCGGTGGACGACGACGCGGACTCCCGCTTGGACCAGTGGCCGTCCATAGAGCAGATCCACCTCTGGATGGAGTTGATGTGGATCCGGCGGCAGTTCTCCCGCCAAAGCAGAGGCATG GAGATGCAAGATCAGCAGGTCTTGGTGTCGGATCAGCAGGCGCTGAACGCTTTCGAGGATGAGCTGCCCATCCAACTTGGCCGAACTGCAGTCGACGGAGCAGATCAACCTGTTGATGAGGATCCGGTGGCAGCTGTCGCACCCCAGCAGCAGGCAG